The following are from one region of the Rhipicephalus microplus isolate Deutch F79 chromosome 1, USDA_Rmic, whole genome shotgun sequence genome:
- the LOC142803090 gene encoding uncharacterized protein LOC142803090 isoform X1, translating to MKSRSRTASSQWPAGLNRPTSPSVRSPKAPSNVVVTTPLVPAQVVIQGGWTPAGLAVNVGRHHSRSIASSHDSEVNILPNDTRLPATGSKSVDNRFAVLPSLPERSKSREFDGSLHAVLRKSVSVVSAKSTGKSAGSSIWSKSAYTEMLPVAHCSKSVAVKRSGVIVAFSASPHNASVFERHGKLAALLADSPTQQRTAFRRSDSVAGSGNQRDMKKGTAQGLLGHPVSKILMSAEHLKLPKKRSASSQRSRSGILKTTRTSQGGSFVPSPHAEEVTIRSVEICPIVQTRVAFNRADRLAIARGTRSAPNNDESALAQSSREQVAGLKKTSKTEISKSGESGRIQIIGSPKSCREAFTKPTLLQPPSHGVSLIDDHHGFKDFASDNTTAGTFLSLHSQPVFASATLPHKIAEMRSGAPSESIHEPIEKTGPLVSPQASKSLSASDSTKLSLIKAAPTVDKAEQAVVGVKSAATSPFSGGKVMKSATTSPFSQWGIAPTSAGTFPRAEANALLPHTGQGLSEPAKTSTASHHESAQLSTSVVPPRRAIIRPNSSEFASCECLDATMPNLFPAPGSPRPTAGLLDPHKSPRSGAHSTSELTKSIIGNEASTRKNLIQPAPTITETNSKKGLIRPDIKPASMREKSPRLSVTLSPHETNASSLRTTGNISVTTGTTAANFSDSSPVNRSHPGSPVYMTSVLLGSTSTESWSPLVASSVPDSNKSPRETTGTAPQAPQDTIFSELWTPRAASGVLDPTKSHRSSPGTTVVLRTTQAVSGILDSTKSPIRSPGIIPEASVTGLFPEQWTPQTASGFLDPTKSPRISSGTSDEASRCRLYLEPWTPLAASGFLDTTKSLRGSAGTSLGPKTPQAASGLLDTSNNPFGSPKIILEASQGGLSPELWTPLAASSCLDPTKSPRISNITSDEAPQGHLSLTTWTPVAASGLLDSTKSPRGSPETASWPRTPQAASSFLDPTKSPRGSPGTTKTSRSDLTYEPKTPQAGSGPLDPPKSTRGSPVTTLELRTPQAVSGFLDSTKNPRGSPGSIEVSREARTHEPRTPQAGSGLLHPAKNPQSSPVTTLELRTSQAVSGFLDPNKSPRGSPATTEASRGALTHEPRTPQPGSGLIDQTKNPQGNHLIVELRTPQAVSGLIYPTKSPRGSPETTKVSRSALTPEPSTPDAPLGLLDPIKNPRDRPGTTLELRAPPAASGLLDPTKSPRGTPATTSHLSDGPLPSLENNSSHHKLLDHCSSLASAGTLDHCSSLASAGTLDPTKSPRLCLQESSPASKTILTETLPRQTLSPQPPGGSLSSIMSPLTPSSQVEASIARLSSMQHLANPPSTMMEFTATEKLPVSSTESGPSIALDSTVISTSHGAISTLGQAGHPVTVFDPSQSETSMVPATVMSPGESSFRSPGRARNALSTGSPSKNSSDLASPGEIRKLLEAKGDPAHLSPQHRSSPTDMPSSTQPLARPISPPEERHKQAETKERTVRSEGSRPSLTEKSLELKLPSSPFASSQTAASEKKPHRGSSLHVLTSTGDKPTRMSSGRGPTELDKTESATFIVHGTQAKTGIERQELSVHSSPELVPAGSTTGQFETSSGLFPDVAEKSRITTPEIYTKGSPQRNKGQSSHKGHNALKGSKFSIEDLSFSEHIAHAISESSADFADIPLQVNMTIDLVPPKSPMSPPRAIMSPVHIEKKMIVESYKDGHVEVKVPPVYIDVPDGKRAVDEALNVSVSVDVGKKVPQDHKSPEEGSHHTTESHRPEQSQHPEESHHDEK from the exons ATGAAGTCCCGGTCGCGCACGGCGTCTTCGCAGTGGCCAGCCGGTTTGAACCGACCAACATCGCCATCGGTCAGGTCCCCAAAAGCACCCTCAAACGTGGTAGTGACTACGCCGCTGGTACCGGCCCAAGTCGTCATTCAGGGCGGCTGGACGCCTGCCGGCCTCGCTGTCAACGTGGGCAGACATCACAGCAGGTCGATCGCATCGTCACACGATTCCGAGGTAAACATTCTGCCGAATGACACCCGCCTCCCTGCCACCGGCTCGAAGAGCGTCGACAACCGCTTCGCTGTACTGCCGTCGCTGCCGGAGCGCAGCAAATCCAGGGAATTCGACGGCAGCTTACACGCAGTTCTGAGGAAGAGCGTCTCGGTGGTCAGCGCTAAGTCAACAGGCAAGTCCGCCGGCTCATCAATCTGGTCGAAATCTGCGTACACCGAGATGCTGCCTGTGGCGCACTGTTCGAAGAGCGTCGCCGTCAAACGCTCCGGCGTCATCGTAGCGTTCTCGGCTTCGCCACATAACGCTTCGGTCTTCGAAAGACATGGTAAGCTTGCCGCTCTCCTAGCCGACTCTCCAACACAGCAACGGACGGCCTTTCGCAGGAGTGACTCAGTGGCCGGTTCGGGCAACCAACGTGACATGAAAAAGGGTACGGCGCAAGGGCTTTTAGGTCACCCAGTTTCCAAAATTCTGATGTCCGCGGAACACCTGAAATTGCCCAAAAAGCGCTCCGCGTCCTCGCAAAGGTCCCGTTCCGGAATCCTGAAAACCACACGGACATCCCAAGGAGGTTCATTCGTGCCTTCGCCGCATGCGGAAGAGGTGACGATCAGATCAGTGGAAATATGTCCCATCGTACAAACTAGAGTAGCTTTCAATCGCGCTGACAGACTTGCCATTGCGCGTGGCACCAGAAGCGCTCCCAATAATGACGAAAGTGCACTCGCTCAGTCTAGTCGAGAGCAAGTGGCGGGGCTTAAGAAGACATCGAAAACTGAAATTTCGAAATCTGGAGAGAGCGGACGGATACAAATCATTGGATCACCCAAGTCTTGTCGGGAGGCATTTACAAAGCCTACATTGTTACAGCCTCCCTCGCATGGTGTGTCTCTGATTGACGATCATCATGGATTTAAAGACTTTGCGAGTGATAACACTACTGCCGGGACATTCCTTTCTTTGCATTCGCAGCCAGTATTTGCAAGCGCAACGTTACCACACAAGATAGCAGAAATGCGGTCCGGGGCGCCATCCGAAAGCATCCATGAGCCAATCGAGAAAACCGGTCCACTGGTCTCGCCTCAAGCCTCAAAAAGCCTATCCGCCAGTGATTCTACAAAACTATCTCTCATAAAAGCCGCACCCACCGTAGACAAGGCAGAACAAGCCGTGGTCGGAGTGAAGAGTGCAGCCACTTCACCTTTCTCAGGCGGGAAAGTGATGAAGAGTGCGACAACTTCTCCTTTCTCGCAATGGGGAATAGCACCTACGTCGGCAGGCACCTTTCCACGCGCGGAGGCGAATGCGTTGTTGCCACACACTGGTCAGGGTCTCTCAGAGCCCGCAAAGACTTCCACTGCAAGTCACCATGAATCCGCTCAGCTATCTACAAGCGTCGTACCACCGAGACGGGCCATAATTCGTCCAAATTCTTCGGAATTCGCCTCGTGTGAGTGTCTTGATGCAACTATGCCGAACCTGTTTCCAGCACCGGGGTCACCTCGACCAACAGCTGGACTGTTGGATCCTCACAAAAGTCCAAGATCCGGCGCTCACTCAACCTCAGAGCTTACGAAAAGTATAATCGGCAACGAAGCGTCCACTCGAAAAAACCTTATCCAACCAGCACCTACTATCACTGAGACGAATTCAAAAAAAGGCCTGATACGCCCAGACATCAAGCCAGCATCAATGCGAGAAAAGTCGCCCAGACTCAGCGTCACACTATCTCCGCATGAAACAAATGCCTCATCACTGCGCACTACAGGGAATATCTCTGTGACGACAGGAACTACAGCAGCCAACTTTTCCGACTCCTCTCCAGTTAATAGAAGTCACCCGGGATCTCCAGTATACATGACGTCTGTTCTACTTGGGAGTACTTCGACTGAATCATGGTCACCTCTGGTAGCATCCAGCGTTCCAGACTCAAACAAAAGCCCGCGAGAAACTACTGGAACAGCTCCACAAGCTCCACAAGACACCATATTTTCGGAACTGTGGACGCCACGAGCGGCGTCCGGTGTTTTAGATCCAACCAAAAGTCACCGAAGCAGTCCTGGAACAACTGTGGTGTTGCGGACAACACAGGCAGTCTCTGGCATTTTAGATTCAACCAAGAGCCCAATACGAAGTCCCGGAATAATTCCTGAAGCTTCAGTAACTGGCCTTTTTCCAGAACAATGGACGCCACAGACTGCCTCCGGCTTTTTAGATCCTACCAAAAGTCCGAGAATAAGTAGTGGAACATCTGATGAGGCGTCACGATGTCGCCTTTATCTTGAACCCTGGACGCCGCTGGCAGCATCCGGCTTCTTAGATACAACCAAGAGCCTCCGAGGCAGTGCTGGGACATCTCTTGGACCGAAGACACCGCAAGCAGCGTCTGGTCTTTTAGATACAAGTAATAACCCCTTCGGTAGTCCTAAAATAATCCTTGAAGCTTCACAAGGCGGCCTTTCTCCGGAACTATGGACGCCGCTGGCAGCTTCCAGCTGTTTAGATCCTACGAAAAGCCCGAGAATAAGTAATATAACATCTGATGAGGCGCCACAAGGTCACCTTTCTCTCACAACATGGACACCAGTGGCAGCATCCGGCCTCTTAGATTCAACTAAAAGCCCCCGAGGCAGTCCTGAAACAGCTTCTTGGCCACGAACACCACAGGCAGCATCAAGCTTTCTAGATCCAACCAAAAGCCCCCGCGGCAGTCCTGGAACAACAAAAACGTCAAGAAGTGACCTTACCTATGAACCGAAGACACCACAAGCAGGCTCTGGTCCTTTAGATCCACCCAAAAGTACTCGGGGCAGTCCTGTAACAACACTTGAACTGCGGACACCACAGGCAGTATCTGGCTTTTTAGACTCAACTAAAAACCCCCGAGGAAGTCCAGGCAGCATTGAAGTGTCACGAGAAGCCCGAACCCATGAACCACGGACACCACAGGCAGGTTCTGGTCTTTTACATCCAGCCAAGAATCCTCAGAGCAGTCCTGTAACAACTCTGGAACTTCGGACATCACAGGCAGTGTCAGGCTTTTTAGACCCAAATAAAAGCCCCCGCGGCAGTCCTGCAACAACTGAAGCGTCACGAGGCGCCCTTACTCATGAACCACGGACACCACAGCCAGGCTCTGGTCTTATAGATCAAACCAAGAATCCTCAAGGCAATCATTTGATTGTGGAACTTCGGACACCACAGGCAGTATCTGGGCTAATATATCCAACTAAAAGCCCTCGAGGCAGTCCTGAAACAACCAAAGTGTCACGAAGTGCTCTTACTCCAGAACCAAGCACACCGGATGCACCTCTGGGTCTACTAGACCCAATCAAAAACCCCCGAGACAGACCTGGTACAACTCTTGAACTGCGGGCTCCGCCGGCAGCGTCGGGCCTTTTAGATCCAACCAAGAGCCCTCGAGGTACTCCTGCAACGACTTCTCACCTGTCAGACGGGCCCCTGCCTTCGCTTGAGAATAATTCTTCCCATCACAAACTACTTGATCATTGCTCATCGCTGGCGAGTGCAGGAACTCTAGATCATTGCTCATCGCTGGCGAGTGCAGGAACTCTAGATCCCACAAAAAGCCCTCGTTTATGTCTACAAGAATCATCCCCAGCCTCAAAAACCATTCTTACGGAAACGTTACCACGGCAAACCCTGTCGCCGCAACCTCCGGGCGGCTCTTTGTCGAGCATTATGAGTCCCCTGACACCATCTTCCCAAGTCGAAGCAAGCATTGCCAGGTTATCATCTATGCAGCACCTCGCTAATCCTCCGTCAACAATGATGGAATTTACTGCGACAGAAAAGTTACCGGTTTCCTCTACCGAATCTGGACCTAGCATAGCACTCGACAGTACTGTAATTAGTACTTCGCACGGCGCAATTAGCACTCTCGGTCAGGCAGGGCACCCAGTTACTGTATTTGATCCGTCACAATCCGAGACATCCATGGTACCCGCCACCGTAATGAGTCCTGGCGAGAGTTCCTTCAGGTCCCCTGGACGCGCTCGTAACGCTCTGAGTACCGGTTCTCCTTCAAAGAACTCTAGCGACTTGGCATCACCAGGTGAGATAAGAAAGCTTCTGGAAGCCAAGGGCGACCCAGCACACCTTTCTCCCCAGCACCGTAGCAGCCCTACTGACATGCCGTCATCAACACAGCCACTTGCCAGACCAATCTCACCTCCAGAAGAACGACACAAGCAAGCGGAAACCAAAGAAAGAACAGTTCGAAGCGAAGGATCAAGGCCATCATTGACAGAGAAAAGTTTAGAGCTGAAGCTTCCATCAAGTCCTTTCGCATCTTCACAAACCGCTGCCTCGGAGAAGAAGCCGCACAGGGGATCCTCGCTACATGTGCTCACGTCAACGGGTGACAAGCCCACTCGCATGTCATCCGGTAGAGGACCCACAGAACTG GACAAGACGGAATCGGCGACCTTCATTGTACATGGAACCCAGGCGAAAACCGGCAtcgagagacaagagctcagcgTGCATTCAAGCCCGGAACTTGTACCAGCAGGCTCAACAACCGGACAGTTCGAGACCTCGAGTGGGCTTTTTCCAGACGTAGCCGAAAAGTCTCGAATAACCACCCCGGAAATTTACACCAAAGGATCGCCACAGAGAAATAAAGGTCAGAGTAGCCACAAGGGGCACAATGCACTCAAGGGTTCCAAGTTCTCGATCGAAGACCTATCTTTTTCGGAACACATCGCGCACGCGATCTCCGAGTCTTCAGCCGACTTCGCAGACATACCACTGCAGGTGAATATGACTATCGACTTGGTTCCGCCCAAGAGTCCCATGTCTCCACCCCGGGCAATCATGTCGCCGGTACACATTGAAAAAAAGATGATCGTCGAAAGCTACAAGGACGGTCACGTGGAAGTCAAGGTTCCCCCCGTGTACATCGACGTGCCAGACGGAAAACGCGCCGTCGACGAAGCTCTGAACGTTTCTGTGAGCGTAGACGTGGGCAAGAAGGTCCCGCAGGATCATAAGAGTCCCGAGGAAGGCAGCCACCATACCACCGAAAGCCACCGTCCCGAACAAAGCCAGCATCCCGAAGAAAGCCACCATGACGAGAAGTAG
- the LOC142803090 gene encoding uncharacterized protein LOC142803090 isoform X2, whose amino-acid sequence MDKTESATFIVHGTQAKTGIERQELSVHSSPELVPAGSTTGQFETSSGLFPDVAEKSRITTPEIYTKGSPQRNKGQSSHKGHNALKGSKFSIEDLSFSEHIAHAISESSADFADIPLQVNMTIDLVPPKSPMSPPRAIMSPVHIEKKMIVESYKDGHVEVKVPPVYIDVPDGKRAVDEALNVSVSVDVGKKVPQDHKSPEEGSHHTTESHRPEQSQHPEESHHDEK is encoded by the exons ATG GACAAGACGGAATCGGCGACCTTCATTGTACATGGAACCCAGGCGAAAACCGGCAtcgagagacaagagctcagcgTGCATTCAAGCCCGGAACTTGTACCAGCAGGCTCAACAACCGGACAGTTCGAGACCTCGAGTGGGCTTTTTCCAGACGTAGCCGAAAAGTCTCGAATAACCACCCCGGAAATTTACACCAAAGGATCGCCACAGAGAAATAAAGGTCAGAGTAGCCACAAGGGGCACAATGCACTCAAGGGTTCCAAGTTCTCGATCGAAGACCTATCTTTTTCGGAACACATCGCGCACGCGATCTCCGAGTCTTCAGCCGACTTCGCAGACATACCACTGCAGGTGAATATGACTATCGACTTGGTTCCGCCCAAGAGTCCCATGTCTCCACCCCGGGCAATCATGTCGCCGGTACACATTGAAAAAAAGATGATCGTCGAAAGCTACAAGGACGGTCACGTGGAAGTCAAGGTTCCCCCCGTGTACATCGACGTGCCAGACGGAAAACGCGCCGTCGACGAAGCTCTGAACGTTTCTGTGAGCGTAGACGTGGGCAAGAAGGTCCCGCAGGATCATAAGAGTCCCGAGGAAGGCAGCCACCATACCACCGAAAGCCACCGTCCCGAACAAAGCCAGCATCCCGAAGAAAGCCACCATGACGAGAAGTAG